The Sulfitobacter sp. SK011 genome has a window encoding:
- the cphA gene encoding cyanophycin synthetase, with protein MKIVSTNVFVGPNVWAGFPVIRHVIDLGLLEDWPSAKIGTTFIDGLIAALPGLAEHGCSYSEAGGFIRRLREDEGTWLGHVLEHCALEVQNVAGTDVTFGRTRGTGALGHYNMVYQYRQRDVGLAAGDLALRLLMHLLPDDLKAQLDYKFDPDFDWDDELRSFVLHAQRKEFGPSTGSLVKAAEDRDIPWIRLNQGSLVQFGHGKFQRRIQATITSETKHIAVEISCDKEDTHNLLNDLGLPVPQQRMVYSPRGAVEAAKTIGHPVVLKPLDANHGRGVSINLRTDEEVEAGFAEAKEHSRSSAILVESFITGFDHRMLVVNNKLVAVAKRVPGHVIGDGKSTISELVDIVNQDPRRGIGHQKVLTMLEIDNQAKRLIADAGHTVESVLPKGEVFYLRSTANLSTGGTAIDLTDVVHPDNRDMAERAIMAVGLDVGGVDFLIDDITQSYKDIGGAIVEVNAAPGFRMHVAPSEGQPRDVSGRVIDMLFPLGQESRIPIAAITGTNGKTTTSRMLAHIMKASGKIVGLTSTDGVYVDGKLSVKGDMTGPKSAQIVLRDPKVDFAVMETARGGLVRSGLGYQRSNVAACLNVSADHLGLGGIDTVEELAVVKRVVIESATDVAVLNADDINCLKMAPYADVKSILYVTANPGHSLVKDHIKAGGKAIVLESAMNGDMLTIYDNGLHMPVLWSHLIPATLEGKAMHNVQNAMFAAAMAYCFGVDLDNIRHGLRTFDTSYFQAPGRMNVFDEHPFKVILDYAHNPAAFGAMADLADRMDVKGRRIAVLAVPGDRRDQDVADAARILAGHFDHYICKADDNRRRRGHDEIPQMLRRELISNGVAEDAITVIPDETEAVDAGLEMAGQGDLLVIFGDNSARCWKQIIYFNAPQVDDDAPPVVPVPAPASFEEVFDNDQNIVSDARGVLLAKVQVEDAD; from the coding sequence GTGAAGATAGTCTCGACCAATGTTTTTGTCGGCCCCAACGTCTGGGCAGGTTTTCCGGTCATCCGGCATGTCATTGACTTAGGACTTCTGGAAGACTGGCCTTCGGCCAAGATTGGCACAACCTTCATTGACGGGTTGATTGCGGCATTGCCGGGACTTGCCGAGCACGGCTGTTCTTATAGCGAGGCGGGTGGGTTCATTCGCCGGCTGCGTGAGGACGAAGGCACATGGCTGGGCCATGTTCTGGAGCATTGCGCGCTTGAGGTGCAGAATGTTGCCGGCACCGATGTGACCTTTGGCCGGACGCGCGGCACCGGCGCACTTGGTCATTACAACATGGTCTATCAATACCGCCAGCGCGATGTCGGTCTGGCGGCGGGCGATCTGGCCTTGCGGTTGTTGATGCATCTGCTGCCGGACGACTTGAAGGCGCAGCTGGACTACAAATTCGACCCGGATTTCGATTGGGACGACGAATTGCGCAGCTTTGTGCTGCATGCGCAGCGCAAGGAATTTGGCCCCTCAACCGGTTCGCTGGTCAAAGCCGCCGAAGACCGTGACATTCCCTGGATCCGCCTGAACCAAGGCTCTCTTGTGCAATTCGGTCATGGCAAATTTCAACGCCGCATTCAGGCGACCATCACCTCTGAGACCAAGCATATCGCGGTTGAGATTTCCTGCGACAAGGAAGACACCCACAACCTGCTCAACGATCTGGGCCTGCCTGTGCCCCAGCAACGCATGGTCTATAGCCCGCGTGGCGCGGTTGAGGCCGCCAAAACCATTGGCCATCCCGTCGTGCTCAAGCCGCTGGATGCCAACCACGGGCGCGGCGTGTCGATCAATCTGCGTACCGACGAAGAGGTCGAGGCCGGCTTTGCCGAGGCCAAGGAACATTCCAGAAGCAGCGCCATTCTGGTTGAAAGTTTTATCACCGGGTTTGACCACCGCATGCTGGTGGTCAACAACAAGCTGGTTGCGGTCGCCAAGCGGGTGCCGGGCCACGTGATCGGCGATGGCAAAAGCACGATCAGCGAATTGGTCGACATCGTGAACCAGGACCCCAGGCGCGGGATTGGCCACCAAAAGGTGCTGACCATGCTCGAGATCGACAATCAGGCAAAGCGCCTGATCGCTGATGCCGGTCATACGGTTGAAAGTGTACTGCCAAAGGGAGAGGTGTTTTACCTGCGTTCCACCGCGAACCTGTCGACAGGTGGCACGGCGATCGATCTGACCGATGTGGTGCACCCTGACAACCGCGATATGGCCGAACGCGCGATCATGGCCGTGGGCCTTGATGTGGGCGGCGTCGATTTCCTGATCGACGACATCACGCAGTCTTACAAAGATATTGGTGGTGCAATTGTTGAAGTGAACGCCGCACCGGGGTTCCGGATGCACGTGGCCCCATCTGAAGGACAACCGCGAGATGTCTCGGGCAGGGTGATCGACATGTTGTTCCCGCTGGGACAGGAAAGCCGTATTCCCATTGCAGCGATCACCGGGACCAATGGCAAGACCACAACCTCGCGGATGCTGGCGCATATCATGAAAGCCAGCGGCAAGATCGTTGGCCTGACCTCAACCGATGGTGTCTATGTCGATGGCAAGCTGAGCGTCAAAGGCGACATGACCGGCCCCAAGTCCGCGCAAATCGTGCTGCGCGATCCCAAGGTCGATTTTGCCGTGATGGAAACCGCGCGGGGCGGGCTGGTGCGCAGTGGTCTGGGCTATCAAAGGTCCAATGTGGCGGCCTGTCTCAATGTCTCGGCCGACCATCTGGGTCTTGGTGGCATTGACACGGTCGAGGAACTGGCCGTGGTCAAACGCGTCGTGATCGAAAGTGCAACGGACGTGGCCGTGCTGAACGCGGACGACATCAACTGCCTGAAAATGGCCCCTTATGCGGATGTGAAGTCGATCCTTTATGTCACCGCGAACCCCGGCCATTCGCTGGTCAAGGACCACATCAAGGCCGGCGGCAAGGCGATCGTGCTGGAAAGTGCTATGAACGGCGACATGCTGACGATCTACGACAACGGTTTGCACATGCCGGTTTTGTGGTCGCATCTGATCCCCGCCACGCTTGAAGGCAAGGCGATGCACAACGTGCAAAACGCCATGTTCGCCGCCGCGATGGCCTATTGCTTTGGCGTCGATCTGGACAATATCCGCCATGGGTTGCGCACCTTTGACACCAGCTATTTCCAGGCACCGGGGCGGATGAACGTCTTTGACGAACATCCCTTTAAGGTGATCCTTGATTATGCCCATAACCCTGCCGCCTTTGGGGCAATGGCCGATCTGGCGGACCGGATGGACGTCAAGGGGCGGCGCATTGCTGTTCTGGCCGTGCCGGGTGACCGCCGCGATCAGGACGTGGCCGACGCGGCGCGTATTCTGGCCGGGCATTTTGACCACTACATTTGCAAGGCCGACGACAACCGCCGCCGCCGTGGACATGATGAAATCCCACAGATGCTGCGCAGGGAACTGATCAGCAACGGCGTGGCCGAGGATGCCATCACCGTGATCCCCGACGAAACCGAAGCGGTAGACGCCGGTCTTGAAATGGCAGGGCAGGGCGATCTGCTGGTGATCTTTGGCGATAATTCTGCGCGCTGCTGGAAACAGATCATCTATTTCAATGCCCCTCAGGTTGATGACGATGCACCTCCTGTTGTGCCAGTCCCCGCACCTGCCTCGTTTGAAGAGGTGTTTGACAACGACCAGAACATTGTCAGCGATGCGCGTGGTGTGTTGTTGGCCAAGGTCCAAGTCGAAGATGCCGATTGA
- a CDS encoding cyanophycinase: MCPAPVSKTQERGFIIPIGGGEDRIKEMQIHRKFVELSGGKDAFIVVIPTASMLEETGPDYHRIFSELGAGKVEYLPINHRADCDNPEFSQMLDDATGIFMTGGNQLRLSAILGGTLVVQKIRRANAAGVPVAGTSAGASIMSEHMVAGGQGNESPAEGTVSLAPGIGLTNAVIIDQHFTQRNRLGRLLTATSFNPFLIGLGIDEDTAAFIGPDNVLEVVGSGTVTVVDANHLTHSSMWAANPGEALSLLGLRLDVLGEGCRYDLTAHIAYAPDKHMAFCSLPAADENTSD, encoded by the coding sequence ATGTGCCCTGCACCTGTCAGCAAAACCCAGGAACGCGGGTTTATCATTCCCATCGGTGGGGGTGAGGACCGCATCAAAGAAATGCAAATCCATCGCAAGTTTGTCGAGCTTTCGGGCGGCAAAGATGCGTTTATTGTGGTGATCCCAACCGCGTCGATGCTTGAGGAAACGGGTCCGGATTATCACCGTATCTTTTCAGAACTTGGCGCGGGCAAGGTTGAGTATTTGCCGATCAACCACCGCGCGGATTGCGATAATCCTGAGTTTTCGCAAATGCTGGATGATGCCACGGGCATTTTCATGACGGGCGGCAATCAATTGCGGTTGTCAGCCATACTGGGCGGGACCTTGGTGGTGCAAAAAATCAGACGTGCCAATGCCGCGGGGGTCCCGGTTGCGGGCACATCGGCGGGCGCGTCGATCATGTCAGAGCACATGGTCGCGGGCGGGCAGGGTAACGAAAGCCCGGCTGAGGGCACCGTGTCCCTGGCCCCCGGTATCGGTCTGACGAATGCGGTGATCATCGACCAGCATTTCACCCAGCGCAATCGGCTGGGCCGATTGCTGACCGCGACGTCTTTTAACCCCTTTTTGATCGGGCTTGGCATTGACGAAGATACCGCCGCCTTCATCGGCCCCGACAATGTGTTGGAAGTTGTCGGCAGCGGGACAGTCACCGTGGTGGACGCCAACCATCTGACCCATTCGTCGATGTGGGCTGCAAACCCGGGCGAGGCACTGAGCCTGCTTGGACTTCGTCTTGACGTTTTGGGCGAGGGGTGCCGTTATGACCTGACGGCCCATATTGCCTATGCGCCGGATAAACATATGGCATTCTGTTCTCTGCCTGCGGCGGATGAAAACACGTCCGATTGA
- a CDS encoding Xaa-Pro peptidase family protein — protein MSPITSPERGFPTAEYKQRAARAQTMMKASGLSALVLTTEPEVRYFTGYLTRFWESPTRPWFLIVPASGDPVAVIPSIGAALMGKTWITDIRTWSAPDLVDDGVSLLADTLLEICGDGGSIGMPSGHETHVRMPYDDITRLKALVSKNAITGDAGIMRALRMVKSELEIAKIRYACQISGRAFARVGEIAGAGVPLDQVFRRFQGLCLEEGADWVPYLAGGAGPDGYADVISPATPDPLLPGDILMLDTGLVWDGYFCDFDRNFAIGPPSDAAKAAQARLMEAVQAGADAARPGARASDIFHAMDKIVTGGAGGSEAGRLGHGLGMQLTEWPSFIAGDDTVLEEGMVLTLEPGIDVAPGRILVHEEDIVITAGAPEFLSPRASADLPIL, from the coding sequence ATGTCGCCAATCACTTCGCCCGAACGCGGGTTCCCAACCGCAGAATATAAACAACGCGCGGCCCGCGCCCAGACGATGATGAAAGCCTCTGGCCTTTCGGCCTTGGTGCTCACCACCGAACCCGAGGTGCGTTATTTCACCGGATACCTGACCCGGTTCTGGGAAAGCCCGACGCGCCCCTGGTTCCTGATTGTGCCTGCGTCCGGCGACCCTGTGGCGGTGATCCCGTCCATCGGCGCGGCCCTGATGGGCAAAACCTGGATCACCGATATCCGCACATGGTCAGCCCCCGATCTGGTCGATGATGGCGTGTCCTTGCTGGCAGATACGCTGCTGGAAATATGCGGCGATGGCGGATCCATCGGCATGCCTTCGGGCCACGAGACCCATGTGCGCATGCCCTATGACGATATTACGCGTCTAAAGGCGCTGGTGTCCAAAAATGCCATCACGGGCGACGCTGGGATCATGCGCGCCCTTCGGATGGTGAAATCCGAGCTTGAAATTGCCAAAATTCGCTACGCCTGCCAGATCTCCGGACGCGCCTTTGCGCGGGTGGGCGAAATAGCGGGCGCAGGTGTGCCGCTTGATCAGGTGTTTCGGCGGTTTCAGGGCCTGTGCCTTGAGGAAGGTGCCGACTGGGTGCCGTATTTGGCGGGCGGGGCCGGGCCAGATGGCTATGCAGATGTGATTTCACCCGCCACACCTGATCCATTGCTTCCCGGTGATATCCTGATGCTGGATACCGGGCTGGTCTGGGATGGGTATTTCTGTGATTTTGATCGCAATTTTGCCATTGGTCCGCCCAGTGATGCCGCGAAAGCAGCGCAGGCGAGGCTGATGGAGGCGGTTCAGGCCGGGGCCGACGCCGCACGGCCCGGTGCGCGGGCATCCGATATTTTTCACGCCATGGACAAGATCGTGACAGGCGGTGCCGGCGGGTCAGAGGCCGGGCGGTTGGGCCATGGATTGGGCATGCAACTGACCGAATGGCCCTCGTTCATTGCGGGCGATGATACCGTTCTTGAGGAAGGGATGGTGCTGACCCTGGAACCCGGCATTGATGTGGCACCGGGCCGCATTCTGGTGCATGAAGAAGATATCGTGATCACCGCTGGCGCACCAGAATTCCTGTCGCCCCGTGCCAGCGCAGACCTGCCCATCTTGTGA
- a CDS encoding Asp/Glu racemase, with protein sequence MMPAFSYTLEGPIGTRATLGLVVLQSDETIEHDFRRLFAAPDISLYVTRVPSGLDVTPDTLASMSAALPAAAGLLPTALKYDVVGYGCTSGTAVIGPDKIAEQVKTGCSARHVTEPLSALVAICEAKGISRIAFLSPYIETVSQTLRNALNTRGVMTPVFGSFDEGEETKVAKISQQSLFDAAMALGASDEVEAVFISCTNLRTLDVIPRIEAALGKPVFSSNQVLAWHMAHLAGIELA encoded by the coding sequence ATGATGCCTGCCTTTTCCTATACCCTCGAAGGCCCTATCGGCACCCGCGCTACATTGGGCCTTGTGGTCTTGCAATCGGATGAGACCATTGAACACGACTTTCGCCGCCTCTTTGCTGCCCCGGACATCAGCCTTTATGTGACCCGCGTGCCAAGCGGTCTGGATGTCACCCCCGATACCCTCGCCAGCATGTCCGCCGCCCTGCCCGCCGCAGCGGGCCTTTTGCCGACGGCGCTGAAATATGATGTGGTCGGCTATGGATGTACCTCAGGAACGGCGGTTATTGGCCCGGACAAGATTGCCGAACAGGTCAAAACGGGCTGTTCCGCGCGCCATGTGACCGAACCGCTCAGCGCATTGGTGGCGATCTGCGAGGCCAAGGGCATATCGCGCATCGCGTTCCTGTCACCCTACATCGAAACCGTCAGCCAGACGTTGCGGAACGCCCTGAACACCCGAGGCGTCATGACGCCTGTGTTTGGGTCCTTTGACGAAGGCGAAGAAACCAAGGTCGCCAAAATCTCGCAGCAATCGCTTTTTGATGCGGCAATGGCCCTGGGCGCGTCAGACGAGGTTGAGGCTGTGTTCATATCATGCACCAATCTGCGCACGCTTGATGTCATTCCCAGGATCGAAGCGGCTTTGGGCAAGCCCGTGTTTTCCAGCAATCAGGTGCTGGCATGGCACATGGCGCATCTGGCCGGGATTGAGCTAGCCTAG
- the argE gene encoding acetylornithine deacetylase, with product MDHLETSISVLSDLIAFPTVSTDSNLAIIDYLADQLTAVGAEVTRYHDASGGKANLYATLGPERAGGILLAGHTDVVPVTEQRWSSDPFEMTSDKGRLYGRGTCDMKGFIAACIALAPAFARSATRRPVHFAFTYDEETGCLGAADLAQHLAARDDRPSLAIIGEPTSMRLIEGHKGCCEYSTHFTGREGHGSQPELGVNAVEYAVRYINRLMDLRADLQSRAPKNSTFDPPYSTINVGALHGGIAHNVIPGLATVDWETRPVQSGDLAHVKTTMQRYCDDVLLPQMQAVWTGADIVTETIGETVGLAPMTDNEARDLVMELTGTNGTDVVSFGTEAGLFQSLGMAALVCGPGSIEQAHKPDEYIEISQLSSCVDMLERLSARLG from the coding sequence GTGGACCATCTTGAAACCAGCATAAGCGTCCTGTCTGACCTCATTGCATTTCCCACGGTGTCGACGGACAGCAACCTTGCGATCATTGATTATCTTGCGGACCAACTGACTGCGGTCGGTGCCGAGGTCACGCGGTATCATGATGCAAGCGGCGGCAAGGCCAATCTTTATGCCACGCTGGGGCCAGAGCGGGCAGGGGGTATCTTGCTGGCAGGTCATACCGATGTGGTTCCGGTGACCGAGCAACGCTGGTCGAGCGACCCGTTCGAGATGACATCAGATAAGGGACGCCTCTATGGGCGGGGCACCTGTGACATGAAAGGGTTTATCGCGGCCTGCATCGCGCTGGCCCCCGCATTTGCACGGTCGGCGACACGGCGACCCGTCCATTTTGCGTTTACCTATGATGAGGAAACGGGATGCCTGGGTGCCGCTGATCTGGCACAGCATCTGGCGGCGCGCGATGACCGTCCGTCGCTTGCCATCATCGGTGAACCGACATCCATGCGCCTGATCGAAGGGCACAAGGGCTGTTGTGAATATTCCACCCACTTCACCGGGCGCGAGGGGCACGGGTCACAGCCGGAACTGGGGGTGAATGCCGTGGAATATGCGGTGCGCTATATCAACCGGCTGATGGACTTGCGGGCGGATTTACAGAGTCGCGCCCCCAAGAACAGTACCTTTGATCCGCCCTACAGCACGATCAACGTGGGGGCCTTGCATGGCGGAATTGCCCACAACGTCATCCCGGGGCTGGCGACGGTGGATTGGGAAACACGACCTGTTCAATCCGGCGATCTGGCGCATGTGAAAACCACCATGCAGCGCTATTGCGACGACGTGCTTTTGCCACAGATGCAGGCGGTCTGGACTGGCGCGGATATTGTGACCGAAACCATCGGTGAAACGGTGGGGCTTGCGCCGATGACAGATAATGAGGCGCGCGATCTGGTGATGGAACTCACCGGCACAAATGGCACAGATGTGGTGTCATTCGGCACCGAGGCGGGGTTATTCCAAAGCCTTGGCATGGCCGCACTGGTCTGTGGGCCGGGGTCCATCGAACAGGCGCATAAACCGGACGAATATATTGAAATCAGTCAGTTATCGTCTTGTGTTGACATGCTCGAACGGCTGAGCGCGCGGCTAGGCTAG
- a CDS encoding M24 family metallopeptidase, translating into MSDMNPTPFSPSEYERRLAKTRGAMAEAGLDVLIATDPSNQAWLTGYDGWSFYVHQAVIVPLEGKPFWWGRRQDANGAVRTVDRSKTDVEFYTDDYVQSTERHPMQDLSAKLAARGLASGTIGVEMDNYYFSAKAYTTLLTSLPDAKIMDATALVNWQRAIKSHEELEFMRKAARISDKIIRFALDRAEPGVRKNELAAEIYAAGISGVEDIWGDYPAIVPLMPSGSDAAAPHITWNGDEMKTGEATFFELAGCYRRYHVPLSRTVFLGTPPDHIKRGEEAVVEGLEAGLQAARAGNRTCDIANALGDAMDRAGIERGARCGYSIGLSYPPDWGERTMSLRPEDQRVLQPGMTFHFMPGLWMDNWGLEITESILITDDGPASTFCNIERKLFIKD; encoded by the coding sequence ATGAGTGACATGAACCCAACCCCGTTTTCGCCCTCTGAGTACGAACGCAGATTGGCCAAGACGCGCGGCGCGATGGCCGAAGCGGGTCTCGACGTGCTGATTGCCACTGATCCATCCAATCAGGCGTGGCTCACCGGCTATGACGGCTGGTCGTTCTATGTGCATCAGGCGGTGATTGTCCCGCTGGAAGGCAAACCGTTCTGGTGGGGCAGACGGCAGGACGCCAATGGGGCCGTGCGCACGGTCGATCGGAGTAAAACGGATGTTGAATTCTATACCGATGATTATGTGCAATCGACGGAACGCCACCCGATGCAGGATCTGTCGGCCAAGCTGGCAGCGCGGGGTCTGGCGTCCGGGACCATTGGCGTTGAAATGGATAATTACTATTTTTCGGCAAAGGCTTATACGACGCTGCTCACCTCACTTCCTGACGCCAAGATCATGGATGCCACTGCGCTCGTGAACTGGCAAAGGGCGATCAAATCGCATGAAGAATTGGAGTTCATGCGCAAGGCCGCGCGGATATCGGACAAGATCATCCGATTTGCACTGGACCGGGCCGAACCGGGGGTGCGCAAGAATGAACTGGCCGCAGAGATTTATGCCGCAGGGATCAGTGGCGTTGAAGATATATGGGGTGATTACCCCGCGATTGTGCCCCTGATGCCCAGCGGATCAGACGCCGCCGCACCGCATATAACGTGGAATGGTGATGAGATGAAAACCGGTGAAGCGACGTTTTTTGAACTTGCCGGCTGTTATCGGCGCTACCATGTGCCGCTGTCGCGCACGGTGTTTCTTGGCACGCCACCCGATCATATCAAACGCGGGGAAGAGGCGGTTGTCGAGGGGCTTGAAGCGGGGCTGCAAGCAGCACGGGCGGGCAACCGGACCTGCGACATTGCCAATGCACTTGGCGATGCGATGGACCGCGCCGGGATCGAACGCGGCGCGCGCTGTGGTTATTCCATCGGCCTGAGCTACCCCCCTGATTGGGGCGAACGCACCATGTCATTGCGTCCCGAGGATCAGAGAGTCCTGCAACCCGGTATGACATTCCATTTCATGCCAGGTCTGTGGATGGACAATTGGGGGCTTGAAATCACCGAAAGTATTCTGATCACCGACGATGGCCCTGCAAGCACGTTTTGCAACATTGAACGCAAGCTCTTTATCAAGGACTGA
- a CDS encoding aminopeptidase P family protein, which yields MTDNHDTAITDRVKFFTSHNGEKAPLPFSDTEYLRRQTKLREIMAERDIPAVLLTSMHNIAYYSGFLYCSFGRPYGCVVTQGACTTVSANIDAGQPWRRSFADNVIYTDWTRNNYWRAVASLIKGAKRLGIEADHMTLASRETLNDMLGAPELVDVAPATMAARMVKSEEEIALIREGARIADHGGDAIRAAITEGTREIDVAIAGRDAMELEIARAHPNSELRDSWVWFQSGLNTDGAHNPVTTRKLQKGDILSLNAFPMISGYYTALERTLFMGAPDTASLKMWEANVAAHELGLSLIRPGATCSGICDEINRFFADQGLLQYRSFGYGHSFGILSHYYGREAGLELREDIDTVLEPGMVVSMEPMIWIPEGTPGAGGYREHDILIVGGNQTENITKFAYGPEANIID from the coding sequence ATGACCGACAATCACGACACCGCCATCACTGACCGGGTCAAATTCTTTACCAGCCACAACGGCGAAAAAGCCCCTTTGCCGTTCTCGGATACCGAATACCTGCGCCGCCAGACAAAGCTGCGCGAGATCATGGCAGAGCGCGACATCCCCGCTGTGCTGCTGACCTCGATGCACAACATCGCCTATTATTCAGGGTTTCTTTATTGCAGCTTTGGCCGGCCCTATGGCTGTGTGGTGACCCAAGGTGCCTGCACAACTGTGTCGGCCAACATTGATGCCGGTCAGCCGTGGCGCCGGTCATTTGCCGACAACGTGATATACACCGATTGGACGCGCAACAATTATTGGCGCGCTGTGGCCAGCCTGATCAAGGGTGCCAAAAGGTTGGGGATCGAAGCCGATCACATGACCCTTGCGTCTCGTGAGACCCTCAATGACATGCTGGGCGCACCTGAACTGGTCGATGTCGCCCCGGCAACGATGGCCGCGCGGATGGTCAAATCCGAAGAGGAAATTGCTTTGATCCGCGAAGGTGCGCGGATAGCAGACCACGGCGGCGACGCGATCCGCGCTGCGATCACGGAAGGCACCCGCGAGATTGATGTGGCAATTGCAGGCCGCGACGCGATGGAGCTTGAGATCGCCCGCGCCCACCCCAACAGCGAATTGCGCGACAGCTGGGTCTGGTTTCAGTCAGGTCTGAACACCGATGGCGCGCACAATCCCGTCACCACCCGCAAGCTGCAAAAGGGCGATATCCTGAGCCTGAACGCCTTTCCGATGATCTCGGGTTATTACACCGCCTTGGAACGCACCTTGTTCATGGGCGCACCTGACACAGCATCGCTCAAGATGTGGGAAGCAAATGTAGCGGCCCATGAACTGGGCCTGTCGCTGATCCGACCGGGGGCCACCTGTTCGGGCATCTGCGACGAAATCAACCGCTTCTTTGCCGATCAGGGCCTGTTGCAGTATCGGTCCTTTGGCTATGGCCATTCGTTTGGCATCCTGTCGCACTACTACGGGCGCGAGGCCGGGTTGGAACTGCGCGAAGACATTGATACCGTGCTGGAACCGGGCATGGTGGTGTCGATGGAGCCGATGATCTGGATCCCCGAAGGCACCCCCGGAGCAGGCGGATACCGCGAACACGACATCCTGATCGTGGGCGGCAACCAGACAGAAAACATAACGAAATTTGCCTATGGACCAGAGGCGAATATCATCGACTAA
- a CDS encoding aminotransferase, with translation MLTNDVLDKWDRESFFHPSTHLAQHARGDSASRIIAGAQGSHIIDRDGNRILDGFAGLYCVNAGYGRREITDAIAAQAGQLSYYHAYAGHSTETSITLAKMVMDRAPKHMSKVYFGLGGSDANETNIKLIWYYNNILGRPEKKKIISRWRGYHGSGLMTGSLTGLELFHRKFDLPLSGVVHTQAPDFFRRDDLNQTEAEFVADCVQKLEDLIAAEGADTIAAFIGEPVLGTGGIVPPPDGYWQAIQAVLDKHDILLIADEVVTGFGRLGSMFGSDHYGMKPDFMTIAKGLTSAYAPLSGSIVSAKVWKVLEDGTDENGPLGHGWTYSAHPIGAAAGVANLRLIDDLNLIENARTVGAYLKEGLGEALGSHPNVGDIRGDGMLCALEFVKDRPTREFFATDQKIGPQITASLLAKGVIGRAMPQGDILGFAPPFCLTTMEADEIITKTTRAVVEVLGKE, from the coding sequence ATGCTGACGAACGACGTATTGGACAAATGGGACCGGGAAAGTTTCTTCCACCCTTCAACTCATCTGGCACAGCATGCCCGTGGTGACAGCGCATCCCGGATCATTGCCGGGGCACAAGGCAGCCATATCATCGACCGTGATGGCAACCGGATTTTGGACGGGTTTGCAGGGCTTTATTGCGTCAACGCAGGGTACGGCCGGCGCGAGATTACCGATGCGATTGCTGCGCAGGCAGGCCAGTTGTCCTATTACCACGCCTATGCGGGCCACAGCACCGAAACCTCCATTACCTTGGCCAAGATGGTCATGGACCGCGCGCCCAAGCATATGTCAAAGGTCTATTTCGGGCTGGGCGGATCAGACGCCAATGAAACCAACATCAAGCTGATCTGGTACTACAACAACATCCTTGGCCGCCCAGAAAAAAAGAAGATCATCAGCCGGTGGCGCGGGTATCACGGGTCTGGATTGATGACCGGATCGCTGACCGGGCTTGAGCTGTTTCACCGCAAATTTGACCTGCCGCTGTCCGGCGTGGTCCACACCCAAGCGCCTGATTTCTTTCGCCGCGACGATCTGAACCAGACGGAGGCCGAATTTGTCGCCGATTGCGTTCAGAAACTAGAGGATCTGATTGCAGCCGAAGGCGCTGACACCATCGCAGCCTTTATCGGCGAACCGGTCTTGGGCACAGGCGGCATTGTCCCACCGCCCGATGGATATTGGCAAGCCATTCAGGCGGTGCTGGACAAGCATGATATCTTGCTGATCGCGGATGAAGTAGTCACTGGATTTGGCCGTTTGGGCAGCATGTTCGGGTCGGATCACTATGGAATGAAACCTGATTTCATGACCATCGCCAAGGGCCTCACATCGGCCTATGCACCGCTGTCGGGGTCGATTGTGTCTGCGAAAGTCTGGAAAGTACTGGAGGACGGCACCGATGAAAACGGCCCGCTTGGCCATGGCTGGACCTATTCGGCGCATCCGATCGGGGCGGCCGCAGGTGTGGCCAATCTGCGTTTGATCGACGATCTGAACCTCATTGAAAACGCCCGCACTGTGGGCGCATACCTCAAGGAAGGTCTGGGTGAAGCCCTTGGATCACATCCGAACGTGGGTGACATTCGCGGCGACGGGATGCTCTGTGCACTCGAGTTTGTCAAAGACAGACCCACCCGAGAATTCTTTGCCACCGATCAGAAAATTGGCCCGCAAATCACCGCATCATTGCTCGCAAAAGGCGTGATCGGTCGTGCCATGCCACAAGGAGATATTCTGGGGTTTGCCCCGCCTTTCTGTCTCACCACAATGGAAGCCGATGAAATTATTACCAAGACAACGAGAGCAGTTGTCGAAGTCTTAGGCAAAGAGTGA